AGTCACCCAGTGGTAACGGTTTTGATATTTTGCTTTGTGCCGCAGGTGCAGGTGTAGCTCTATCCTTGATTGCTCAAATAGGCGAACAGGTAGATTATCTGCGCTTTATGCCCGATTTAACTGAAGAAAATAAAGGTAAGTGGTGGACTGCGGTACTAGCAGCAGGACCTGGGTGGGTAATCTTAGGTGCTTGGAAACAGTGGGCAGGTGCATTCTTTACGGCGATCGCTGTGAAAGCTGGTGTCGATATCGCCAAGGCAAACGAGCCTATCCATATGTACATTGAAGGATTTAAAGCCATATTTCCCAATCCAGCCCTCTTTATGGCTTTAGCGACATTTTTTGTGATTCTATCCCAAGTCAAAATCAATGTCACTAACGCTTATTCTGGTTCCCTATCTTGGTCTAACTTCTTTTCTCGTCTAACTCACGCTCATCCAGGTCGCGTTGTTTGGTTGGTATTTCACCTGATTATTGCCTTAGCTCTGCAAGAATTAGGCGTATTCGATGTGTTGCTATGGGTATTGGGTTTTTACTCCAATGTGGCGATCGCTTGGGTAGGTGCTTTAACCGCAGATTTAGTCATCAACAAGCCTTTAGGACTCAGCCCTTCCTATATTGAGTTTAAACGAGCGCACCTCTATAACTTCAATCCAGTGGGCTTTGGTTCGATGATGGTGGGTTCGGTTGTTTCTGTAATCGCTTTCTTTGGCTTAATGGGACCAGGCCCACAAGCGTTTTCTACTTTTATCGCCTTGGGATTAGCATTTGTTCTATCTCCCATTCTGGCAGTTATCACTAAAGGCAAATATTACATTGCTAGAGAAGACCAGCATTTTCATGGCAATCCAGAAGTGACGGGTTTAACTAAATGTTCGATTTGCGAATTTGACTACGAACGGGAAGATATGGCTTACTGCCCAGTATATGAAGGTTCGATCTGTTCT
This Merismopedia glauca CCAP 1448/3 DNA region includes the following protein-coding sequences:
- a CDS encoding purine-cytosine permease family protein — translated: MPTYLIGMFAPWFAVLIKDPTAWSTWTSFAGKSPSGNGFDILLCAAGAGVALSLIAQIGEQVDYLRFMPDLTEENKGKWWTAVLAAGPGWVILGAWKQWAGAFFTAIAVKAGVDIAKANEPIHMYIEGFKAIFPNPALFMALATFFVILSQVKINVTNAYSGSLSWSNFFSRLTHAHPGRVVWLVFHLIIALALQELGVFDVLLWVLGFYSNVAIAWVGALTADLVINKPLGLSPSYIEFKRAHLYNFNPVGFGSMMVGSVVSVIAFFGLMGPGPQAFSTFIALGLAFVLSPILAVITKGKYYIAREDQHFHGNPEVTGLTKCSICEFDYEREDMAYCPVYEGSICSLCCSLDAQCHDACKVTPQTT